The Mustela erminea isolate mMusErm1 chromosome 18, mMusErm1.Pri, whole genome shotgun sequence genome has a window encoding:
- the GPATCH8 gene encoding G patch domain-containing protein 8 isoform X1, with protein MADRFSRFNEDRDFQGNHFDQYEEGHLEIEQASLDKPIESDNIGHRLLQKHGWKLGQGLGKSLQGRTDPIPIVVKYDVMGMGRMEMELDYAEDATERRRVLEVEKEDTEELRQKYKDYVDKEKAIAKALEDLRANFYCELCDKQYQKHQEFDNHINSYDHAHKQEGTQDYYESEIMADVLKANPSNLGAQITRRLKDLKQREFARNVSSRSRKDEKKQEKALRRLHELAEQRKQAECAPGSGPMFRPTTVAVDEEGGEDDKDESATNSGTSAAATCGLGSEFSTDKGGPFTAVQITNTTGLAQAPGLASQGISFGIKNNLGTPLQKLGVSFSFAKKAPVKLESIASVFKDHAEEGTSEDGTKADEKGSDQGLQKMGDSDGNSNLDGKKEDEDPQDGGSLASTLSKLKRMKREEGAGAAEPEYYHYIPPAHCKVKPNFPFLLFMRASEQMEGDNSIHPKNALESKKSSSPKPKGCIKVAASQGAEKTVDEVPEQQTATSVTEPSDPGSKAETKKASGGDVSEQNVESPSQKGSENQICESNPSKETCQVIAAGKESQEGPKHPTGPFFPVLSKDESTALQWPSELLIFTKAEPSISYSCNPLYFDFKLSRNKDARAKGTEKPKDAGGSSKDHLQGLDAGEPNKTKEGGENVEHSSGGRMDAPASGSGCSSLNKQEPGGSHGSETEDTGRSLPSKKERSGKSHRHKKKKKHKKSSKHKRKHKPDPEEKSSKTESGEKSKKRKKRKRKKNKSSAPADSERGPKPEPPGSGSPAPPRRRRRAQDASQRRPLPAEEGGSGKKDEGGGGGDSQDHGGRKHRGEPLTASCQRRASAKRSSRSGHRSRPSSGDEDSDDASSHRLHQKSPSQYSEEEEEEEDSGSEHSRSRSRSGRHHSSHRSSRRSYSSSSDASSDQSCYSRQRSYSDDSYSDYSDRSRRHSKRSHDSDDSDYASSKHRSKRHKYSSSDDDYSLSCSPSRSRSRSHTRERSRSRGRSRSSSCSRSRSKRRSRSTTAHSWQRSRSYSRDRSRSTRSPSQRSGSRKGSWGHESPEERRSGRRDFIRSKIYRSQSPHYFRSGRGEGPGKKEDGRGDDGKGTGPPSQNSSVGAGRGLEGDCSPEDKNSVTAKLLLEKIQSRKVERKPSVSEEVLATPNKAGLKLKDPPQGYFGPKLPPSLGNKPVLPLIGKLPATRKPNTKKCEESGLERGEEQEQSETEEGPPGGSDAPFGHQFPSEETSGPLSDPPPEEPKSEEATADHPVAPLGTPVHSDCYSGDPTISHNYLPDPSDGDTLESLDSGSQPGPVESSLLPIAPDLEHFPSYAPPSGDPSIESADGAEDASLAPLESQPITFTPEEMEKYSKLQQAAQQHIQQQLLAKQVKAFPASAALAPATPALQPIHIQQPATASATSITTVQHAILQHHAAAAAAAIGIHPHPHPQPLAQVHHIPQPHLTPISLSHLTHSIIPGHPATFLASHPIHIIPASAIHPGPFTFHPVPHAALYPTLLAPRPAAAAATALHLHPLLHPIFSGQDLQHPPSHGT; from the exons TACTGTGAACTCTGTGATAAGCAGTATCAGAAACATCAGGAATTTGACAACCATATCAACTCCTATGATcatgcacacaagcag GAAGGCACACAGGATTATTATGAATCTGAGATAATGG CTGATGTATTGAAAGCAAATCCTTCTAATTTGGGAGCCCAGATCACAAGA AGATTGAAAGATCTTAAGCAGAGAGAGTTTGCTCGAAATGTCTCTTCAAGATCCCGTAAAgatgagaagaaacaggaaaaagccCTTCGGCGGCTCCATGAATTGgcagaacaaaggaaacaagctGAATG TGCACCTGGAAGTGGTCCCATGTTCAGACCAACCACGGTGGCTGTAGATGAAGAAGGTGGAGAGGATGATAAAGATGAATCAGCTACAAACAGTGGCACAAGTGCTGCTGCCACTTGTGGCCTGGGATCTGAATTCTCCACAGATAAAGGAGGCCCTTTCACTGCAGTACAAATCACTAATACCACTGGACTGGCACAGGCCCCTGGGTTAGCCTCCCAAGGCATCAGCTTTGGCATTAAGAATAATTTAGGGACTCCACTACAAAAATTGGGAGTGTCATTTTCCTTTGCCAAGAAGGCTCCTGTCAAACTCGAATCAATAGCATCAGTTTTCAAGGACCATGCAGAGGAAGGGACTTCTGAAGATGGAACAAAAGCTGATGAGAAGGGTTCTGACCAAGGACTGCAGAAGATGGGAGACTCTGACGGTAACAGTAATCTTGATGgtaaaaaagaagatgaagaccCTCAGGATGGAGGGTCCCTTGCCTCGACGTTATCtaagttaaaaagaatgaagcGAGAAGAAGGAGCTGGGGCTGCAGAGCCAGAGTATTACCACTACATTCCCCCAGCACACTGCAAAGTAAAACCAAATTTCCCCTTCCTACTCTTTATGAGAGCCAGTGAACAAATGGAAGGTGATAATAGTATACACCCAAAGAATGCCCTAGAGAGCAAAAAAAGCAGTTCTCCCAAGCCTAAAGGCTGTATCAAGGTGGCAGCAAGCCAAGGAGCAGAGAAGACAGTTGATGAAGTCCCCGAGCAACAGACGGCAACCAGCGTCACAGAGCCCTCAGATCCTGGAAGCAAAGCTGAGACAAAAAAGGCCTCAGGAGGGGATGTAAGTGAGCAGAATGTAGAGAGTCCAAGTCAGAAGGGTTCAGAGAACCAAATATGCGAGTCGAACCCTTCTAAAGAAACCTGTCAGGTCATCGCAGCAGGGAAAGAAAGCCAGGAGGGACCCAAACATCCTACTGGTCCCTTCTTTCCGGTTTTGAGCAAAGATGAAAGCACTGCCCTCCAGTGGCCATCAGAACTCTTAATTTTTACCAAGGCAGAACCCTCCATTTCATACAGTTGTAACCCTTTATACTTTGACTTTAAACTTTCAAGGAACAAAGATGCCAGAGCTAAAGGGACAGAAAAACCAAAGGATGCAGGAGGCTCCTCAAAGGACCATCTCCAAGGCCTTGATGCTGGTGAGCCAAATAAAACCAAGGAGGGGGGAGAGAATGTAGAACATTCCTCGGGAGGCAGAATGGATGCACCTGCTTCAGGGTCTGGCTGTAGCAGTCTGAATAAGCAGGAACCTGGGGGAAGCCATGGGTCAGAGAcagaggacacagggaggagCCTTCCTAGCAAGAAAGAACGGTCTGGGAAGTCCCACcgacacaaaaagaaaaagaagcacaaaaaGTCAAGCAAACACAAACGGAAACACAAGCCTGACCCAGAAGAGAAAAGCTCTAAGACAGAATCTGGGGAAAAGTCTAAGAAGCGCAAGAAACGAAAACGAAAGAAGAATAAGTCATCAGCTCCGGCAGATTCTGAACGGGGACCCAAACCAGAACCCCCTGGGAGTGGTAGCCCTGCACCGCCCAGACGACGGCGGCGAGCTCAAGACGCTTCCCAGCGGAGGCCCCTCCCAGCTGAAGAGGGGGGCAGTGGCAAAAAGGAtgaaggtgggggtggtggcGACTCCCAGGATCACGGTGGCCGGAAACACAGAGGTGAGCCTCTGACTGCATCCTGCCAGCGAAGAGCTAGCGCCAAACGGAGCAGCCGGTCCGGCCACCGGAGTCGCCCCAGTAGTGGAGATGAGGACAGTGATGACGCTTCATCGCACCGGCTACACCAAAAGTCTCCATCCCAGTACagcgaggaggaggaagaggaggaagactcAGGCAGTGAGCATTCCCGTAGCCGCTCCCGGTCGGGCCGACACCATTCCTCACACCGTTCTTCCCGGCGTTCTTACTCAAGTAGCTCAGATGCTTCTTCAGACCAGAGCTGCTACAGTAGACAGCGCAGCTACTCTGATGACAGCTACAGTGACTATAGTGACCGATCTCGAAGGCACTCCAAGCGCTCCCATGACTCTGACGACTCCGACTACGCCAGCTCCAAGCACCGGTCCAAACGGCACAAATACTCCTCTTCCGATGATGACTACAGCCTCAGTTGCAGCCCGTCCCGGAGCCGCTCTCGGAGTCACACCAGGGAGCGCTCGCGGTCCCGGGGCCGCAGCCGCAGCAGCAGCTGTAGCCGCAGCCGGAGCAAGCGGAGAAGCCGCAGCACCACGGCCCACAGCTGGCAGCGGAGCCGAAGCTATAGCCGTGACCGCAGCCGCAGCACCAGGAGCCCTTCCCAGAGATCGGGTTCCAGGAAGGGGTCATGGGGTCACGAAAGCCCGGAGGAAAGACGTTCTGGTCGTCGAGACTTCATCCGCTCTAAAATCTACCGCTCCCAGTCTCCCCACTATTTCCGATCAGGCCGGGGAGAAGGTCCCGGGAAGaaagaagatggcagaggagacGATGGCAAAGGGACAGGCCCACCGTCCCAGAACAGCAGTGTTGGTGCAGGAAGGGGGTTAGAAGGTGACTGTAGCCCCGAAGACAAGAACTCTGTCACTGCCAAGCTGCTGCTGGAGAAGATCCAGTCAAGGAAAGTAGAGAGGAAACCCAGTGTGAGCGAGGAGGTGCTGGCCACCCCTAATAAAGCCGGGCTCAAACTCAAGGACCCCCCGCAAGGTTACTTTGGGCCCAAGCTCCCCCCGTCTCTTGGCAATAAGCCTGTCCTTCCACTGATAGGGAAGCTCCCAGCTACCCGAAAGCCCAACACCAAGAAATGTGAAGAGTCTGGCTTAGAAAGAGGGGAAGAGCAAGAACAGTCAGAGACAGAAGAAGGGCCTCCAGGGGGTAGCGATGCCCCATTTGGACATCAGTTCCCTTCAGAGGAAACATCTGGCCCCTTATCAGACCCACCCCCAGAAGAGCCAAAGTCTGAGGAAGCTACTGCTGATCACCCTGTGGCTCCACTAGGCACCCCAGTGCACTCGGACTGCTATTCCGGGGACCCCACCATCTCCCATAACTACCTCCCTGACCCCAGCGACGGGGACACCCTAGAGTCCTTGGATAGTGGCAGTCAGCCAGGCCCTGTGGAATCCAGCTTGCTGCCTATAGCGCCAGACCTTGAGCACTTCCCCAGTTATGCACCTCCCAGTGGGGATCCTAGTATTGAGTCAGCTGATGGGGCTGAGGATGCTTCTCTGGCCCCGCTGGAGAGCCAGCCCATCACTTTCACCCCCGAGGAGATGGAGAAGTACAGCAAGCTCCAGCAGGCCGCACAGCAGCACATCCAGCAGCAGCTTCTGGCTAAGCAAGTGAAGGCCTTCCCCGCCTCGGCTGCCCTGGCCCCAGCCACTCCGGCCCTGCAGCCCATCCACATCCAGCAGCCAGCCACAGCCTCTGCCACCTCCATCACGACTGTCCAGCATGCCATCCTGCAGCATCACGCGGCGGCAGCTGCTGCTGCCATTGGAATCCACCCCCACCCGCATCCCCAGCCACTTGCCCAAGTACATCATATTCCCCAGCCCCACCTAACCCCCATTTCCTTGTCCCACCTCACTCACTCAATCATCCCTGGTCACCCTGCCACCTTTCTCGCTAGCCATCCCATCCATATCATTCCCGCCTCAGCCATTCATCCTGGGCCCTTCACCTTCCATCCTGTCCCGCATGCCGCCCTCTACCCTACCCTGCTTGCTCCACGGCCTGCTGCGGCAGCTGCCACCGCCCTCCACCTTCACCCACTACTTCACCCCATCTTCTCAGGTCAGGACCTGCAGCACCCGCCTAGCCATGGCACATGA